The following coding sequences lie in one Streptomyces xiamenensis genomic window:
- a CDS encoding sugar porter family MFS transporter → MTSTASAEHQARQGRPPHLTFVVFIAATAAMGGFLFGYDSAVINGAVEGIRGRFGVASGTLGTVVAIALLGAALGAMIAGRLADRIGRIKVMQLAAVLFFISGLGSMLPFAVWDLALWRVVGGVAIGMASVIAPAYIAEVSPAEYRGRLASFQQGAIVLGIAVSQLVNWGVVTLANGDQRGPLLGLEAWQIMLGIEVLPALAYGLMSLRIPESPRYLILRGRHAEATRVLADVEAPGTDLKARVAEITAGIHGEHKSGWRDLLGGRAGLLPIVWIGIGLSVFQQLVGINVIFYYSNSLWQSVGVNPDTSFFYSFTTSIINIAGTVIAMLFVDRVGRKPLALVGSVGMAVSLGVAAWAFSFRTGTGDAIHMPHAQGTAALIAAHGFVLFFALSWGVVVWVLLGEMFPGRVRAAALGVAASAQWVANFAVSQSFPSLSDWNLSGAYVMYTVFALLSIPFVWLCVPETKGKTLEEMG, encoded by the coding sequence GTGACCAGTACCGCTTCGGCGGAACACCAGGCCCGCCAGGGCCGGCCGCCGCATCTGACCTTCGTCGTCTTCATCGCCGCCACCGCCGCGATGGGCGGCTTTCTCTTCGGCTACGACTCCGCCGTCATCAACGGCGCGGTGGAGGGCATCAGAGGCAGATTCGGAGTCGCCTCCGGAACGCTGGGCACGGTCGTCGCCATCGCGCTGCTGGGTGCGGCGCTCGGCGCGATGATCGCGGGTCGGCTGGCGGACCGGATCGGCCGGATCAAAGTGATGCAGTTGGCCGCGGTGCTGTTCTTCATCAGCGGTCTCGGTTCGATGCTGCCGTTCGCGGTCTGGGACCTGGCGTTGTGGCGGGTCGTGGGCGGGGTCGCGATCGGGATGGCGTCGGTGATCGCGCCGGCCTACATCGCCGAGGTCTCCCCGGCGGAGTACCGCGGCCGGCTGGCCTCGTTCCAGCAGGGCGCGATCGTGCTGGGTATCGCGGTCTCCCAGCTGGTGAACTGGGGCGTGGTCACCCTCGCGAACGGTGATCAGCGCGGCCCGCTGCTGGGGCTGGAGGCGTGGCAGATCATGCTGGGCATCGAGGTGCTGCCGGCGCTGGCGTACGGGCTGATGTCGCTGCGCATCCCCGAGTCGCCGCGCTATCTGATCCTGCGCGGGCGCCACGCCGAGGCCACCCGTGTGCTCGCCGACGTGGAGGCCCCGGGGACCGATCTGAAGGCCCGGGTCGCCGAGATCACCGCCGGGATCCACGGTGAGCACAAGTCCGGCTGGCGGGACCTGCTGGGTGGCCGGGCCGGGCTGCTGCCGATCGTCTGGATCGGCATCGGGCTGTCCGTCTTCCAGCAACTGGTGGGCATCAATGTGATCTTCTACTACTCGAACTCACTGTGGCAGTCGGTCGGCGTCAACCCCGACACCTCGTTCTTCTACTCCTTCACCACCTCCATCATCAACATCGCCGGCACCGTGATCGCGATGCTCTTCGTGGACCGGGTCGGCCGCAAACCGCTGGCGCTCGTCGGCTCGGTGGGAATGGCGGTGTCGCTTGGCGTGGCGGCGTGGGCGTTCTCCTTCCGCACCGGCACCGGGGACGCCATCCACATGCCGCACGCACAGGGCACGGCGGCGCTGATCGCGGCGCACGGCTTCGTGCTCTTCTTCGCCCTGTCGTGGGGCGTGGTGGTGTGGGTGCTGCTGGGCGAGATGTTTCCCGGGCGGGTACGGGCCGCCGCGCTCGGCGTGGCGGCGTCCGCGCAGTGGGTCGCCAACTTCGCCGTCAGCCAGAGCTTCCCCTCGCTCTCGGACTGGAACCTGTCCGGTGCGTACGTCATGTACACGGTCTTCGCCCTGCTCTCGATCCCCTTCGTGTGGCTGTGCGTCCCGGAGACGAAGGGGAAGACTCTGGAGGAGATGGGCTGA
- the ftsY gene encoding signal recognition particle-docking protein FtsY yields the protein METVILVVVIALVAIAAISGLVVGSRRKKALPRTKEEGTGTGIDTGTGTGGATGTGTAPPTEPQRGDEAEPATTEEARHTVEDVVLPPVAPPPPAPPLETPEPTAGRLVRLRARLSRSQSALGQGLLSLLSRERLDEETWEEIEDTLLSADVGVTPTQELVERLRERVRVLGTRTPEELRALLREELLAVIGPDLDRAVHTEGGVSVEGEERPAVVLVVGVNGTGKTTTTGKLARVLVADGKSVVLGAADTFRAAAAEQLGTWGERVGARTVRGPEGGDPASVAFDAVKEGIAEGADVVLVDTAGRLHTKTGLMDELGKVKRVVEKQGPVNEVLLVLDATTGQNGLVQARVFSEVVDITGIALTKLDGTAKGGIVIAVQRELGVPVKLVGLGEGADDLAPFEPEAFVDALIG from the coding sequence ATGGAAACCGTGATTCTCGTCGTAGTCATCGCTCTGGTCGCCATCGCCGCGATCTCGGGGCTGGTCGTCGGCAGTCGCCGCAAGAAGGCACTGCCCCGGACGAAGGAGGAAGGCACCGGGACCGGCATCGACACCGGGACCGGCACCGGTGGCGCCACAGGCACAGGCACCGCGCCGCCCACCGAGCCGCAACGGGGCGACGAGGCGGAGCCCGCGACGACCGAGGAGGCCCGGCACACGGTCGAGGACGTGGTGCTGCCGCCCGTCGCCCCGCCGCCCCCCGCGCCGCCGCTGGAGACCCCCGAGCCCACCGCCGGCCGCCTCGTACGGCTGCGGGCCCGGCTCTCACGTTCGCAATCGGCGCTCGGTCAGGGGCTGCTCAGCCTGCTCTCCCGGGAGCGGCTGGACGAGGAGACCTGGGAGGAGATCGAGGACACCCTGCTCTCGGCGGACGTCGGCGTGACGCCCACTCAGGAGCTGGTGGAACGGCTGCGGGAGCGCGTGCGCGTGCTGGGCACCCGCACCCCCGAGGAACTGCGCGCGCTGCTGCGCGAGGAACTGCTGGCGGTCATCGGTCCCGACCTTGACCGCGCGGTGCACACCGAGGGCGGCGTCTCGGTGGAGGGCGAGGAGCGCCCCGCCGTGGTGCTGGTCGTGGGGGTCAACGGCACCGGCAAGACCACCACCACCGGAAAGCTCGCCCGGGTGCTGGTCGCGGACGGCAAGTCGGTGGTGCTCGGCGCCGCCGACACCTTCCGTGCCGCGGCCGCCGAGCAACTGGGTACCTGGGGCGAGCGGGTGGGCGCCCGTACGGTGCGCGGACCGGAGGGCGGTGACCCCGCCTCGGTGGCGTTCGACGCCGTCAAGGAGGGGATCGCGGAGGGCGCCGACGTGGTGCTGGTGGACACCGCGGGCCGGCTGCACACCAAGACCGGCCTCATGGACGAGCTGGGCAAGGTGAAGCGGGTGGTGGAGAAGCAGGGCCCGGTCAACGAGGTGCTGCTGGTCCTGGACGCCACCACCGGCCAGAACGGCCTGGTGCAGGCGCGGGTCTTCTCCGAGGTCGTCGACATCACCGGGATCGCGCTGACCAAGCTGGACGGGACCGCCAAGGGCGGCATCGTGATCGCCGTGCAGCGGGAGCTGGGGGTGCCGGTGAAGCTGGTGGGCCTGGGGGAGGGTGCGGACGATCTGGCGCCGTTCGAGCCCGAGGCGTTCGTCGACGCGCTGATCGGCTGA
- a CDS encoding transcriptional repressor NsdA, with protein sequence MGTDGGTSEKVPNERLMSWFQRSGWSKGELARQVNRRARELGAHHISTDTSRVRRWLDGEQPREPIPRILSELFSERFGCVVGIEDLGLRSARQSAAVSGIDLPWAGPQTVALINEFSRSDLMLGRRGFLGTSLSMSAGPALIEPMQRWLVPTSAEAPAPGASGGGARIIALPAPAGPDGRRGNLSVPELEQLEATTAEFRAWDAQCGGGLRRKAVVGQLHEVTDLLQEPHPEPVRRRLFRITAELSELAGWMSYDIGLQPTAQKYFVLALHAAKESGDRPLGAFILSQMSRQMIHLGRAEDALELIHLAQYGSREGATARTQAMLYAIEARAYATMGAPPKCHRAARAAEETFAEAGRADQDPPWIRFFSEAELKSENAHSYRDLAYVAGRSPTYVSLARPEMERAVQLFAAECEGKENGGHQRSYALNLIGMASVHLLEREPEAAAERAEQAIALARRLRSERVNTRLRKTSANALRDFGEVSAVRGLTERLTTELPENEVVRAC encoded by the coding sequence GTGGGCACTGACGGCGGCACCTCCGAGAAGGTTCCCAACGAACGGCTCATGTCCTGGTTCCAGCGCAGCGGCTGGTCCAAGGGCGAATTGGCCCGCCAGGTCAACCGCCGGGCCAGGGAGCTGGGCGCCCACCACATCAGCACCGACACCTCGCGGGTGCGCCGCTGGCTGGACGGCGAACAACCGCGCGAACCGATACCGCGGATCCTGTCGGAGCTGTTCTCCGAGCGGTTCGGCTGCGTGGTCGGCATCGAGGACCTGGGGCTGCGCTCCGCCCGCCAGTCCGCCGCCGTCTCCGGCATCGACCTGCCCTGGGCCGGCCCGCAGACGGTGGCGTTGATCAACGAGTTCTCCCGCAGTGACCTGATGCTGGGCCGGCGCGGCTTCCTGGGCACCTCGCTGTCGATGTCGGCGGGCCCCGCGCTGATAGAGCCCATGCAGCGCTGGCTGGTGCCCACCTCCGCCGAAGCACCCGCCCCCGGAGCATCGGGGGGCGGCGCCCGGATCATCGCGCTGCCCGCGCCCGCCGGCCCCGATGGGCGGCGCGGAAATCTGTCGGTGCCCGAGCTGGAACAGTTGGAGGCCACCACCGCTGAATTCCGGGCCTGGGACGCGCAGTGCGGCGGCGGACTGCGCCGCAAGGCGGTCGTCGGCCAGTTGCACGAGGTCACGGACCTGCTCCAGGAGCCCCACCCCGAGCCGGTGCGCAGGCGGTTGTTCCGCATCACCGCCGAGTTGTCCGAACTGGCCGGCTGGATGAGCTACGACATCGGACTGCAACCCACCGCGCAGAAGTACTTCGTCCTCGCGTTGCACGCCGCCAAGGAATCGGGGGACCGGCCGCTGGGAGCGTTCATCCTGTCCCAGATGAGCCGGCAGATGATCCATCTGGGCCGGGCCGAGGACGCCCTGGAACTCATCCACCTCGCGCAGTACGGCAGCCGCGAGGGAGCCACCGCCCGTACCCAGGCGATGCTCTACGCGATCGAGGCGCGCGCCTACGCCACCATGGGGGCCCCGCCCAAGTGCCATCGCGCGGCGCGCGCCGCGGAGGAGACGTTCGCGGAGGCGGGCCGGGCCGACCAGGACCCGCCGTGGATCCGCTTCTTCTCCGAGGCCGAACTGAAGTCGGAGAATGCCCACTCCTACCGCGATCTCGCCTATGTCGCCGGACGCAGCCCCACCTATGTCTCGCTGGCCCGCCCGGAGATGGAGCGCGCGGTGCAGTTGTTCGCGGCGGAGTGCGAGGGCAAGGAGAACGGCGGCCACCAGCGGTCGTATGCACTCAACCTGATCGGCATGGCTTCCGTGCACCTGCTGGAGCGGGAGCCGGAGGCCGCCGCGGAGCGGGCCGAGCAGGCCATCGCGCTGGCCCGGCGGCTGCGTTCGGAGCGGGTCAACACCCGGCTGCGCAAGACCTCCGCCAACGCGCTGCGGGACTTCGGCGAGGTGTCCGCCGTACGCGGTCTGACCGAGCGGCTGACCACGGAACTCCCGGAAAACGAGGTGGTACGGGCCTGCTGA
- a CDS encoding ammonium transporter, protein MEAADIAFVVICAAMVMLMTPGLAFFYGGMIRVKSALNMLMMCFIATGISSVLWVLYGFSIAFGDSVNGEGGGIIGNLDFIGFKGMLGVEGSETLLTFAVFQLMFAVLTPALISGALAERVKFSAWAVFIALWVSIVYFPVAHWVWGDNGWIGGLEIDGREVIDFAGGTAVHINAGVAALAAVLVIGKRVGFKKDPMRPHNLPMVMLGAALLWFGWFGFNAGSELAANGTTALMALNTMVATGTAVLGWLAYERIRHGAYTTLGAASGAIAGLVAITPSGANVNPMGALLIGLVAGAVCAWAVSLKYKLGFDDSLDVVGVHLFGGIIGTLLVGFLAIDGAGGFAQFALQAVAAAAVMAYSFVVTWILAKIIDSTMGFRATEDDETAGLDQVYHAETGYDFSQTGTGSVSVASSVPATAQTASGEKKVDA, encoded by the coding sequence TTGGAAGCAGCAGATATCGCTTTTGTGGTGATCTGTGCCGCTATGGTCATGCTGATGACCCCCGGCCTCGCCTTCTTCTACGGAGGCATGATCCGTGTCAAGAGCGCCTTGAACATGCTCATGATGTGCTTCATCGCCACCGGCATCTCCAGCGTGCTGTGGGTGCTCTACGGCTTCTCCATCGCCTTCGGTGACAGCGTCAACGGCGAGGGCGGCGGCATCATCGGCAACCTCGACTTCATCGGCTTCAAGGGAATGCTCGGTGTCGAGGGCTCCGAGACCCTCCTCACCTTCGCCGTGTTCCAGCTGATGTTCGCCGTACTCACCCCGGCCCTGATCAGCGGTGCCCTGGCCGAGCGCGTCAAGTTCAGCGCCTGGGCCGTCTTCATCGCGCTGTGGGTCTCCATCGTCTACTTCCCCGTCGCGCACTGGGTCTGGGGCGACAACGGCTGGATCGGCGGCCTGGAGATCGACGGGCGCGAGGTCATCGACTTCGCCGGCGGTACCGCGGTCCACATCAACGCCGGCGTCGCGGCCCTCGCCGCAGTCCTGGTGATCGGCAAGCGCGTCGGGTTCAAGAAGGACCCGATGCGTCCGCACAACCTGCCCATGGTCATGCTCGGTGCCGCCCTGCTGTGGTTCGGCTGGTTCGGCTTCAACGCCGGCTCGGAGCTCGCCGCCAACGGCACCACCGCCCTGATGGCCCTCAACACCATGGTCGCCACCGGCACCGCCGTCCTGGGCTGGCTGGCCTACGAGCGCATCCGGCACGGCGCGTACACCACGCTCGGCGCCGCGTCCGGCGCGATCGCCGGCCTGGTCGCCATCACCCCCTCCGGCGCCAACGTCAACCCGATGGGTGCCCTGCTCATCGGCCTGGTCGCCGGCGCGGTGTGTGCCTGGGCCGTCAGCCTCAAGTACAAGCTGGGCTTCGACGACTCCCTCGACGTGGTCGGCGTCCACCTCTTCGGCGGCATCATCGGCACTCTGCTGGTCGGCTTCCTGGCCATCGACGGTGCCGGCGGCTTCGCCCAGTTCGCCCTCCAGGCCGTCGCCGCGGCCGCGGTCATGGCGTACTCCTTCGTCGTCACCTGGATCCTGGCCAAGATCATCGACTCCACCATGGGCTTCCGGGCCACTGAGGACGACGAGACCGCCGGGCTCGACCAGGTCTACCACGCGGAGACCGGGTACGACTTCAGCCAGACCGGCACCGGTTCGGTGTCCGTGGCCAGCAGCGTTCCGGCGACCGCCCAGACGGCCTCCGGTGAGAAGAAGGTGGACGCATGA
- a CDS encoding P-II family nitrogen regulator, whose translation MKLITAVIKPHRLDEVKSALQAFGVHGMTVTEASGYGRQRGHTEVYRGAEYTVDLVPKIRLEILAEDDDAEQLIDVVVKAARTGKIGDGKVWSVPVETTVRVRTGDRGPDAL comes from the coding sequence ATGAAGCTCATCACCGCAGTGATCAAGCCGCACCGTCTCGACGAGGTCAAGTCGGCCCTCCAGGCCTTCGGTGTGCACGGCATGACCGTCACCGAGGCCAGCGGCTACGGCCGGCAGCGCGGACACACCGAGGTCTACCGGGGTGCCGAGTACACCGTCGACCTCGTCCCCAAGATCCGCCTGGAGATCCTCGCCGAGGACGACGACGCCGAGCAGCTGATCGACGTCGTGGTCAAGGCCGCCCGCACCGGCAAGATCGGTGACGGAAAGGTCTGGAGCGTCCCGGTCGAGACGACCGTACGGGTCCGCACCGGCGACCGCGGCCCCGACGCCCTGTGA
- a CDS encoding [protein-PII] uridylyltransferase, which translates to MTAESTSTTGTDTGPSGGYAAARLRLLGEPFAEQTRPGPPRRAELAQLTDTWLTGLLGPRPHSPRVALVAVGGYGRGELSPRSDLDLLLLHDGTGSAAEIAALADRLWYPVWDLGIALDHSVRTLGEAHTTAANDLKVHLGLLDARHIAGDAALTTELRTALLAQWRAQAPARLPALHELGRERARRHGELPFLLEPDLKEARGGLRDATALRAVAASWIADAPRSGLEAARSTLLDIRDALHLTTGRATDRLALEDQDQVAKALGMLDADALLRRVYEAARTISYASDVTWREVGRVLRSRAARPRLRQLLGGRGGRRVNPAEQRTPLAEGVVEVDGEVVLARSARPDCDPVLPLRAAAAAAQAGLPLAMPAVHALAAGAAPLPAPWPAEAREEFITLLGAGPDTVPVWEALEAGGLIDALLPDWERVRCRPQRNPVHRWTVDRHLVETAVRASALTRRVQRPDLLLVAALLHDIGKGWPGDHSVAGETIARDMAARIGFGPADAEVLATLVRHHLLLVETATRRDLADPATIAHVATAVGSTGTLELLQALTEADALATGPAAWSTWRASLIDDLTARVAAALEEGSPSPRAVPPRATVAAERLAIEAFRTQAPVLALHTARPDPATPPTGREPGRADAAPSPDLPDGDAAGPEPVGVELVVALPDQPGVLPAVSGVLALHRLTVRSAELSSVDPAGQGEVLLLQWRVAAAYGSLPQAERLRADLVRTLDGSLDITGRLAEREAAYRRPRRRTPRTPPPRVTVAPFGSALATVIEVRAQDAPGLLHRIGRALEGAGVRVRSAHVSTLGANAVDAFYVTRPTGGPLPAEQAAQLAQDLERALAPTPDQEAAEPAG; encoded by the coding sequence ATGACGGCGGAGTCGACATCCACCACCGGCACGGACACGGGCCCCAGCGGCGGGTACGCGGCGGCCAGGCTGCGTCTGCTGGGCGAACCATTCGCCGAGCAGACCCGGCCCGGGCCGCCGCGCCGCGCCGAACTCGCGCAGCTCACCGACACCTGGCTCACCGGCCTGCTCGGCCCCCGGCCGCACAGCCCCCGCGTCGCCCTCGTCGCCGTGGGCGGCTACGGACGCGGCGAACTGTCCCCCCGCAGCGACCTCGACCTGCTCCTCCTGCACGACGGAACCGGCAGCGCCGCCGAGATCGCCGCCCTCGCCGACCGCCTCTGGTACCCCGTGTGGGACCTCGGCATCGCCCTCGACCACTCCGTCCGCACCCTCGGCGAGGCTCACACGACCGCCGCGAACGACCTCAAGGTCCATCTCGGCCTGCTGGACGCCCGGCACATCGCCGGCGACGCCGCCCTCACCACCGAACTGCGCACCGCCCTGCTCGCACAGTGGCGCGCCCAGGCACCCGCCCGCCTCCCGGCCCTGCACGAACTCGGCCGCGAACGCGCCCGCCGCCACGGCGAACTGCCCTTCCTCCTCGAACCCGACCTCAAGGAGGCCCGCGGCGGCCTGCGCGACGCCACCGCGCTGCGCGCCGTCGCCGCCTCCTGGATCGCCGACGCCCCCCGGAGCGGCCTCGAAGCCGCCCGCTCCACCCTCCTGGACATCCGCGACGCCCTCCACCTGACCACCGGACGCGCCACCGACCGGCTCGCCCTGGAGGACCAGGACCAGGTCGCCAAGGCCCTCGGCATGCTCGACGCCGACGCCCTGCTGCGCCGCGTGTACGAGGCGGCCCGCACCATCTCCTACGCCTCCGACGTCACCTGGCGCGAGGTCGGCCGGGTACTGCGCTCGCGCGCCGCCCGGCCCCGGCTGCGACAGCTGCTCGGCGGCCGCGGCGGCCGCCGGGTCAACCCGGCGGAACAGCGCACCCCGCTCGCCGAAGGCGTGGTCGAGGTGGACGGCGAGGTCGTGCTGGCCCGTTCCGCCCGTCCCGACTGCGACCCGGTGCTGCCGCTGCGCGCCGCCGCGGCGGCGGCCCAGGCGGGGCTCCCGCTGGCCATGCCCGCCGTCCACGCGCTCGCCGCCGGCGCCGCCCCGCTCCCCGCGCCGTGGCCGGCGGAAGCGCGCGAGGAGTTCATCACCCTCCTCGGCGCGGGGCCGGACACCGTCCCGGTGTGGGAGGCACTGGAGGCCGGCGGGCTGATCGACGCCCTGCTGCCCGACTGGGAACGCGTGCGCTGCCGCCCCCAGCGCAACCCCGTGCACCGCTGGACCGTCGACCGGCACCTGGTCGAGACCGCCGTCCGCGCCTCCGCGCTCACCCGCCGCGTCCAGCGTCCCGACCTGCTGCTGGTCGCTGCCCTGCTGCACGACATCGGCAAGGGCTGGCCCGGGGACCACAGCGTCGCCGGGGAGACCATCGCCCGCGACATGGCCGCCCGCATCGGCTTCGGCCCCGCCGACGCCGAGGTGCTGGCCACCCTGGTACGGCACCACCTGCTGCTCGTGGAGACCGCCACCCGCCGCGACCTGGCCGACCCCGCCACCATCGCTCACGTCGCCACGGCCGTCGGCTCCACCGGCACCCTCGAACTCCTCCAGGCCCTCACCGAGGCCGATGCCCTGGCCACCGGCCCCGCCGCCTGGTCCACCTGGCGGGCCTCCCTCATCGACGACCTCACCGCGCGGGTCGCCGCCGCACTGGAGGAGGGCAGCCCCTCGCCGCGCGCCGTCCCGCCACGGGCCACCGTCGCCGCCGAACGGCTGGCCATCGAGGCCTTCCGCACCCAGGCCCCGGTGCTCGCCCTGCACACCGCCCGCCCCGACCCCGCCACGCCGCCCACCGGGCGGGAACCGGGCCGCGCCGACGCCGCGCCGTCCCCGGACCTCCCGGACGGCGACGCCGCCGGCCCCGAACCCGTCGGCGTCGAGCTCGTCGTCGCCCTGCCCGACCAGCCCGGCGTGCTGCCCGCCGTGTCCGGCGTCCTCGCCCTGCACCGGCTCACCGTCCGCTCCGCCGAACTCAGCAGCGTCGACCCCGCCGGGCAGGGCGAGGTGCTGCTGCTCCAGTGGCGGGTCGCCGCCGCGTACGGCTCCCTGCCGCAGGCCGAACGGCTGCGCGCCGACCTGGTCCGCACCCTGGACGGCTCCCTCGACATCACCGGCCGGCTCGCCGAGCGCGAGGCCGCCTACCGCCGCCCGCGCCGCAGGACGCCGCGGACCCCGCCGCCGCGCGTCACCGTCGCACCATTCGGCTCGGCCCTGGCCACCGTCATCGAGGTCCGGGCCCAGGACGCCCCCGGGCTGCTCCACCGCATCGGCCGGGCCCTGGAGGGCGCGGGCGTGCGGGTACGCAGCGCCCACGTCAGCACGCTCGGCGCCAACGCGGTCGACGCCTTCTACGTGACCCGCCCGACCGGCGGCCCACTGCCCGCCGAACAGGCCGCGCAGCTCGCCCAGGACCTGGAACGCGCCCTCGCCCCCACCCCCGATCAGGAAGCCGCCGAACCCGCGGGCTGA
- the ffh gene encoding signal recognition particle protein translates to MFDTLSDRLAATFKNLRGKGRLSEADIDATAREIRIALLEADVALPVVRAFIGQIKERARGAEVSKALNPAQQVIKIVNEELIGILGGETRRLRFAKNPPTVIMLAGLQGAGKTTLAGKLGRWLKEQGHTPLLVAADLQRPNAVNQLAVVAERAGVGIFAPEPGNGVGDPVKVAEDSLVHARDKQFDVVVVDTAGRLGIDQEMMAQAADIRDAVRPDEVLFVVDAMIGQDAVTTAEAFRDGVGFDGVVLSKLDGDARGGAALSIAQVTGRQIMFASNGEKLDDFDAFHPDRMASRILGMGDVLSLIERAERTFSQQEAEAMASKLAKGPKEFTLDDFLAQMEQVRKMGSISKLLGMMPGMGQMKEQINNLDEREVDRTAAIIKSMTPAERADPKIINGSRRARIARGSGVDVSTVKGLVERFFEARKMMSKMAQGGGMPGMPGIPGMGGAGKRKGKQQKKTKGKRQSGNPMKRQQQERAEAQRKAEGGGAAFGVPGAGQDPGDFELPKEFRDMLPPK, encoded by the coding sequence GTGTTCGACACACTCTCCGACCGCCTAGCGGCGACGTTCAAGAACCTCAGGGGCAAGGGCCGCCTCAGCGAGGCGGACATCGACGCCACGGCGCGCGAGATCCGTATCGCCCTGCTGGAGGCCGATGTCGCCCTGCCCGTGGTGCGCGCCTTCATCGGGCAGATCAAGGAGCGGGCCAGGGGCGCCGAGGTCTCCAAGGCGCTCAACCCCGCCCAGCAGGTCATCAAGATCGTCAACGAGGAGCTCATCGGCATCCTCGGCGGCGAGACCCGGCGGCTGCGGTTCGCCAAGAACCCGCCCACCGTGATCATGCTGGCCGGCCTCCAGGGTGCCGGTAAGACCACCCTCGCCGGCAAGCTCGGCCGCTGGCTGAAGGAGCAGGGCCACACCCCGCTGCTGGTCGCCGCCGACCTCCAGCGGCCCAACGCCGTCAACCAGCTCGCCGTCGTCGCCGAACGCGCCGGCGTCGGCATCTTCGCCCCCGAGCCCGGCAACGGCGTGGGCGACCCGGTCAAGGTCGCCGAGGACTCCCTGGTCCACGCCCGCGACAAGCAGTTCGACGTGGTCGTCGTCGACACCGCCGGCCGCCTGGGCATCGACCAGGAGATGATGGCGCAGGCCGCCGACATCCGGGACGCCGTGCGCCCGGACGAGGTGCTCTTCGTCGTCGACGCGATGATCGGCCAGGACGCGGTCACCACCGCGGAGGCCTTCCGCGACGGCGTCGGCTTCGACGGTGTGGTGCTCTCCAAGCTGGACGGTGACGCGCGCGGTGGTGCGGCGCTGTCGATCGCCCAGGTCACCGGCCGGCAGATCATGTTCGCCTCCAACGGCGAGAAGCTGGACGACTTCGACGCCTTCCACCCGGACCGGATGGCCTCCCGGATCCTGGGCATGGGCGATGTGCTCAGCCTCATCGAGCGGGCCGAGCGCACCTTCAGCCAGCAAGAGGCCGAGGCGATGGCCTCCAAGCTGGCCAAGGGCCCCAAGGAGTTCACCCTCGACGACTTCCTGGCCCAGATGGAGCAGGTCCGCAAGATGGGCTCCATCTCCAAGCTGCTCGGCATGATGCCCGGCATGGGCCAGATGAAGGAGCAGATCAACAACCTGGACGAGCGCGAGGTGGACCGCACCGCCGCGATCATCAAGTCCATGACGCCGGCCGAGCGAGCCGACCCCAAGATCATCAACGGCTCGCGGCGGGCCCGTATCGCGCGCGGCTCTGGGGTCGACGTCTCCACGGTCAAGGGCCTGGTGGAGCGCTTCTTCGAGGCCCGCAAGATGATGTCGAAGATGGCCCAGGGCGGCGGGATGCCCGGCATGCCCGGTATCCCCGGCATGGGCGGCGCGGGCAAGCGCAAGGGCAAGCAGCAGAAGAAGACCAAGGGCAAGCGCCAGTCGGGCAACCCGATGAAGCGTCAGCAGCAGGAACGCGCCGAGGCCCAGCGCAAGGCCGAGGGCGGCGGTGCCGCCTTCGGTGTCCCCGGCGCGGGCCAGGACCCGGGCGACTTCGAACTGCCCAAGGAGTTCCGGGACATGCTGCCCCCCAAGTGA